From Nilaparvata lugens isolate BPH chromosome 7, ASM1435652v1, whole genome shotgun sequence, one genomic window encodes:
- the LOC111056627 gene encoding serine-rich adhesin for platelets isoform X1, with protein sequence MDEFDEDMLAQLSPILSSKTFKKPEDRKVIGDNKNGVVEIELSPILSQSRKKSSKTSGIKVGGYSGVPKSSSTPKCVKKDLFQDRFRSLSKPNHRLSSVEEVGVCSKGDKFEENLEDLEDFEGIVGLDEILAQSKCDEVSAKSNVVENQEDIDDDFEGIVGLDEILAQSKFDEENDATVVADPERSPSPKTLSYYYTGDNLYNVSQLVEIAMRLRAQGKEMNKKNIAEVRRTYDIEIGRNVEKGKQKTDGKSENNIGEENQNSDEFILNSSDDDLFDCADSKIDLNYEAMKYPGSVKHENVPIINCEQSLNQLMNDSKQSVNGYNQSVNDSKPSEDKSNQSVNVPNSSVNESNQRVNDSMKSIPDNNSKPTTSKNYTNENNLEISQEALDNDEDYFEITGLDELMQKCSDNPENSKSNQIGSKPPAQSKVRSDLEIDSEEDELLKNCVDDALMNSFENIEAQAVSTKPAVQTENSNTLKYESESCQSKYFSGGLTSKAKLINYKTASKIDNNTEVGNIKLQSENSKSNKEGILKQVTKSDPSNTVNHRSTSETFANTVVSSKLKPENGKLNKKEAATQITNPPNKPLCSTQFKSDYLSNEELEELLKSGMFSDSPVEVSAAKPETSIDVLDLTENDPDIIDNSNELHMESPLILSYGNRSAKVAGSITRNKSKNDNSLQNSTKFSLLSKSKSKGGLSLGKGTQSKLNFASGSKEKELKEFSGGKRTDIGSRNYEKDEILSLGTPVVKLTRLESMGTTVSTSGEKISGEFSFVDETMKENLKKQQSSCSWGLPDLKETRHSSKDNNKLMIGNSGKISSVVSPVVKCIRLDNMDTDLKKSDDGFSWGSSDTVKISAQKIKHDLSFSSQSSERRPTVNEFGQKIKHDTSCRSLDTVKISGNEAKHNELDGQTCLGVEKDGKTRSLEDSFSWETRETRGCGGENVDEKSCEKKSSVIEISDDSFYPGERHRQQRKPLVISSGSDQEKEDIFPTISTAKQSKFGGKIDRSSTSSVSRKSTSFKARKSSDTDDSSDIFITSVNKPADKSLNDSEAVPSRRKGGKNKKAKNKKPNAFIESEADVSGDETSSGRETSGLDSMDESFVDDQVNNDNTMMVAHYLQTVKTPKKVAGGYRIPELSESVMARDVYSQYVPMEHETYVNDSFCVGNETGTNESEMSELELAEKLLAKRKKDRKHKKKAKRKRKKSSSESVGSSSQESRRNEQIEGKKEEKKKKKKRRIVILDDSSD encoded by the exons ATGGATGAATTTGATGAAGACATGCTCGCACAGTTGTCACCCATATTATCGTCCAAGACATTCAAGAAACCCGAGGATAGAAAAGTGATCGGAGATAATAAAAATGGTGTAGTTGAAATCGAATTATCGCCAATACTGTCTCAATCTAGGAAAAAATCTTCGAAAACCTCTGGTATCAAAGTTGGAGGGTACAGTGGAGTTCCAAAGTCCAGTTCCACACCTAAATGTGTCAAAAAGGATTTGTTTCAAGATCGGTTTCGAAGCTTGTCGAAACCCAACCATCGGTTATCGTCTGTTGAAGAAGTTGGGGTTTGTAGTAAGGgagataaatttgaagaaaacctTGAAGATTTAGAAGATTTTGAAGGAATCGTGGGTCTCGACGAAATCCTAGCTCAGTCCAAATGCGATGAAGTTTCAGCAAAGTCCAATGTTGTTGAAAATCAGGAAGATATAGATGATGACTTTGAAGGAATTGTGGGACTTGATGAAATTCTCGCACAATCCAAGTTCGATGAAGAGAACGATGCAACAGTTGTTGCAGATCCTGAACGAAGCCCCTCCCCGAAAACTttgtcatattattatacaggtGACAATTTGTATAATGTATCCCAGTTGGTTGAAATCGCTATGAGATTAAGAGCTCAAGGCAAGGAGATGAACAAGAAAAATATTGCTGAAGTGAGACGAACGTATGACATAGAGATTGGACGAAATGttgaaaaaggaaaacaaaaaactgatggaaaaagtgaaaataatattgggGAAGAAAACCAAAATTCTGACGAGTTTATTTTGAATAGTAGTGATGATGACCTGTTCGATTGTGCAGAttctaaaattgatttgaattatgagGCAATGAAGTATCCGGGAAGTGTAAAACACGAAAATGTACCAATAATTAATTGTGAACAATCATTAAATCagttgatgaatgattctaaACAATCAGTAAATGGGTACAATCAATCAGTAAATGATTCTAAACCATCAGAAGATAAGTCAAATCAATCAGTTAATGTTCCTAATTCATCAGTAAATGAATCGAATCAGAGAGTAAATGATTCTATGAAATCTATACCCGACAATAATAGTAAACCAACAACCTCGAAAAATTACACCAATGAAAATAATCTAGAAATATCTCAAGAAGCTCTAGATAACGACGAGGATTACTTCGAAATAACTGGTTTGGATGAGCTCATGCAAAAGTGTTCCGACAATCCAGAAAAttctaaatcaaatcaaataggtTCTAAACCACCTGCACAATCTAAGGTAAGATCTGATCTGGAAATTGATTCTGAGGAAGACGAATTGCTTAAAAACTGTGTGGATGATGCTCTTATGAACAGTTTCGAAAACATTGAGGCACAGGCAGTTAGTACGAAACCAGCTGTACAAACTGAAAATTCGAACACATTGAAGTATGAAAGTGAGAGTTGTCAATCGAAATATTTCAGTGGAGGATTAACTAGTAAagcaaaattgataaattataaaacagcttctaaaattgataataatactgaaGTAGGAAATATAAAACTCCAATCCGAAAATAGTAAATCAAATAAGGAAGGAATACTCAAACAAGTAACTAAATCTGACCCGTCTAATACAGTAAATCATAGATCAACTTCAGAAACTTTTGCTAATACTGTAGTATCCAGTAAACTCAAACCcgaaaatggaaaattgaataaaaaagaagcTGCTACACAAATAACTAACCCTCCTAATAAACCCCTGTGCTCGACACAGTTCAAATCAGATTATCTCAGTAATGAGGAGTTGGAAGAACTTTTGAAGTCAGGTATGTTCTCAGATTCACCTGTAGAAGTATCGGCTGCTAAACCTGAAACCTCCATTGATGTTTTAGATTTGACCGAAAACGACCCGGATATTATAGACAATTCCAACGAACTCCATATGGAGAGTCCGTTGATATTATCTTACGGCAACAGAAGTGCCAAGGTTGCTGGAAGTATCACTAGAAACAAATCAAAGAACGATAACAGTCTACAGAATTCGACAAAGTTTTCTCTACTCAGTAAAAGTAAGTCGAAAGGTGGGTTAAGTTTGGGCAAAGGTACACAATCGAAGCTAAATTTTGCATCTGGTAGTAAGGAGAAAGAGTTGAAGGAGTTTTCAGGTGGAAAAAGAACTGATATTGGAtcgagaaattatgaaaaagatGAGATTTTGAGTTTGGGAACACCTGTTGTGAAATTGACCAGACTTGAAAGCATGGGGACAACTGTAAGCACATCAGGTGAAAAAATCAGTGGAGAATTTTCATTTGTGGATGAAACAATgaaagaaaatttgaagaagcAACAGAGCAGCTGCAGTTGGGGACTACCTGATTTGAAAGAAACTAGACATTCTTCAAAAGACAAtaacaaattaatgattggaaattcagggaaaatttcaagtgttgTATCTCCAGTTGTGAAGTGTATTAGGCTAGATAACATGGACACTGATCTCAAGAAGTCGGATGATGGCTTTAGTTGGGGATCTTCAGATACTGTGAAAATTTCTGCCCAAAAAATAAAGCATGATTTAAGTTTTAGTTCTCAGTCTTCAGAAAGGAGGCCTACCGTAAATGAATTTggacaaaaaataaaacatgatacaAGTTGTAGATCTTTAGATACTGTGAAAATTTCGGGAAACGAAGCGAAACATAATGAATTAGATGGCCAGACTTGTTTAGGGGTTGAAAAAGATGGGAAAACTAGAAGTTTGGAGGATAGTTTCAGCTGGGAGACACGGGAGACAAGAGGGTGCGGAGGTGAAAATGTTGATGAAAAATCGTGTGAAAAGAAATCTAGTGTGATAGAAATAAGTGATGATTCGTTCTATCCTGGTGAGAGACATCGTCAACAAAGGAAACCTCTAGTAATTTCTTCAGGTTCCGATCAAGAAAAGGAGGATATCTTCCCAACTATTTCGACAGCCAAACAGAGTAAATTTGGTGGGAAAATTGACAGATCGAGTACAAGTTCTGTGTCGAGGAAATCGACTTCTTTCAAAGCGAGGAAATCTTCAGACACTGATGATTCGTCTGATATTTTTATCACAAGTGTCAATAAACCGGCGGATAAATCGTTGAATGACTCAGAGGCGGTTCCGTCTAGGCGCAAGGGTGGCAAAAATAAA AAAGCGAAGAACAAAAAGCCGAATGCGTTTATTGAAAGTGAAGCAGACGTATCGGGAGACGAAACATcgagtgggagagagacaaGCGGTCTGGACTCAATGGACGAGAGTTTTGTAGATGACCAGGTCAACAACGATAACACCATGATGGTTGCACACTATCTGCAAACTGTCAA aaCCCCAAAAAAGGTGGCAGGAGGCTACAGAATACCTGAACTATCAGAAAGTGTAATGGCCAGAGATGTATATTCCCAATATGTACCTATGGAGCATGAAACATACGTAAAT GATTCGTTTTGTGTCGGAAATGAGACAGGAACTAATGAGAGTGAAATGTCCGAACTGGAATTAGCCGAAAAACTTTTGGCGAAACGTAAAAAGGACAGAAAACACAAAAAGAAGgcgaaaagaaagagaaagaagagtagTTCGGAGAGTGTTGGAAGCTCAAGTCAAGAATCTAGGAGAAATGAGCAGATTGaaggaaagaaggaggagaagaagaagaaaaagaaacgaCGTATTGTGATTCTAGATGATAGCAGTGACTGA